The following are encoded together in the Zetaproteobacteria bacterium genome:
- a CDS encoding 30S ribosomal protein S6 — translation MGAGVRFLALHPPCVKARLPNRCPPPECRPLALNALQPCSGRHAGGRRRPIRRIRRSAPATPPHDTKRSAVYYETVFIVNPDTSQENAEKLTDDLVTRVEAAGGRIVKREAWGVRRLAYPIAKRKRGHYMLLVTDGPPSAVAALERAIHLEERIIRFLTVRLTELSDQPSPLMRRRAKSQRTATPEQKSGDGAGERERNKSAKAAGNETAVEGASKQPETAAA, via the coding sequence ATGGGAGCAGGTGTGCGATTTCTAGCGTTGCACCCCCCATGCGTCAAAGCCCGCTTGCCAAACCGGTGCCCACCTCCAGAATGCCGCCCCCTCGCTCTGAATGCGCTGCAACCATGTTCAGGGCGTCATGCGGGCGGCCGGCGTCGCCCGATCCGGCGGATCCGCCGATCGGCACCGGCCACACCGCCTCACGACACCAAGAGGAGCGCCGTGTACTACGAAACCGTATTCATCGTCAATCCCGATACATCCCAGGAGAACGCCGAGAAGCTGACCGACGATCTGGTCACCCGCGTCGAGGCGGCCGGAGGCCGCATCGTCAAGCGCGAAGCGTGGGGCGTGCGTCGACTCGCCTACCCCATCGCCAAGCGCAAGCGCGGCCACTACATGCTGCTGGTCACCGACGGGCCGCCATCGGCGGTCGCAGCCCTTGAGCGGGCCATCCATCTGGAGGAGCGGATCATCCGCTTCCTCACCGTGCGCCTGACCGAGCTCTCCGACCAGCCCTCCCCACTCATGCGCCGCCGTGCGAAGAGCCAGCGCACCGCCACCCCGGAACAGAAGTCGGGGGATGGCGCCGGGGAGCGGGAGCGGAACAAGAGCGCCAAGGCCGCCGGAAACGAAACCGCGGTGGAAGGCGCATCGAAGCAGCCGGAGACGGCT